Proteins from one Burkholderia oklahomensis C6786 genomic window:
- a CDS encoding HAD family hydrolase produces MTIKAVVFDFGGVLIDWSPEYLYQRLIPDETERRWFLTHVCGMDWVVKQDGGQTIEEATAERVAAFPEHEALIRAFYARWHEMIGGEIEGGTALVDKLDAHGVPLFGLTNWSAQTFPYAWENFPVLRRFKDIVVSGRVKLVKPDPAIYREMHARIEPHLPGVAPHELVFIDDNAKNAAAANALGWHGVHHTSADATEARLRELGLFG; encoded by the coding sequence ATGACCATCAAGGCAGTCGTGTTCGATTTCGGCGGAGTGCTGATCGACTGGAGTCCCGAGTATCTGTACCAGCGGCTGATTCCGGACGAAACCGAGCGGCGCTGGTTTCTCACGCACGTGTGCGGGATGGACTGGGTGGTGAAGCAGGACGGCGGACAGACGATCGAGGAGGCGACCGCGGAGCGCGTCGCGGCGTTTCCCGAGCACGAAGCGCTGATCCGCGCGTTCTACGCGCGCTGGCACGAGATGATCGGCGGCGAGATCGAAGGCGGCACAGCGCTCGTCGACAAGCTCGACGCGCATGGCGTGCCGCTCTTCGGCCTCACGAACTGGTCCGCGCAGACGTTTCCTTATGCGTGGGAGAATTTTCCGGTGCTGCGCCGCTTCAAGGATATCGTCGTGTCGGGGCGCGTGAAGCTCGTGAAGCCGGATCCGGCGATCTACCGGGAGATGCACGCGCGGATCGAGCCGCATCTGCCGGGCGTCGCGCCGCACGAGCTCGTCTTCATCGACGACAACGCGAAGAACGCCGCCGCCGCGAACGCGCTCGGCTGGCACGGGGTTCATCACACGAGCGCCGATGCGACGGAGGCGCGGTTGCGCGAGCTGGGCTTGTTCGGTTGA
- the ettA gene encoding energy-dependent translational throttle protein EttA, whose protein sequence is MAQYVFTMNRVGKIVPPKRQILKDISLSFFPGAKIGVLGLNGSGKSTLIRIMAGVDKDIEGEATPMPNLNIGYLPQEPQLDPTKTVREAVEEGLGDLFQANKKLEEIYAAYAEPDADFDALAAEQAKYEAILASSDGGSPEQQLEVAADALRLPPWDAKIEHLSGGEKRRVALCKLLLEKPDMLLLDEPTNHLDAESVEWLEQFLTRFPGTVVAVTHDRYFLDNAAEWILELDRGHGIPWKGNYSSWLDQKEDRLKQEEASESARQKAIKKELEWVRQNPKGRQAKSKARIARFEELNSQEYQKRNETQEIFIPVGDRLGNEVIEFKNVSKAYGDRLLIDNLNFKIPAGAIVGIIGPNGAGKSTLFRMLTGKEQPDSGEIVRGPTVKLAYVDQSRDALDGSKTVFEEISGGADVLTVGKYETPSRAYIGRFNFKGGDQQKNVGNLSGGERGRLHLAKTLIAGGNVLLLDEPSNDLDVETLRALEDALLEFAGSVMVISHDRWFLDRIATHILAFEGDSQAVFFDGNYQEYEADKRARLGEEAAKPKRLRYKPISR, encoded by the coding sequence ATGGCCCAATACGTTTTCACGATGAACCGGGTCGGCAAGATCGTGCCGCCCAAGCGCCAGATCCTGAAGGACATCTCGCTGTCGTTTTTCCCCGGCGCGAAGATCGGCGTGCTCGGTCTGAACGGCTCGGGCAAGTCGACGCTGATCCGCATCATGGCGGGCGTCGACAAGGACATCGAAGGCGAAGCGACGCCGATGCCGAACCTGAACATCGGCTACCTGCCGCAGGAGCCGCAGCTCGACCCGACGAAGACGGTGCGCGAAGCCGTCGAGGAAGGCCTCGGCGACCTGTTCCAGGCCAACAAGAAGCTTGAAGAAATCTACGCGGCCTACGCCGAGCCGGACGCCGATTTCGACGCGCTCGCCGCCGAGCAGGCGAAGTACGAGGCGATCCTCGCGTCGAGCGACGGCGGCAGCCCCGAGCAGCAGCTCGAAGTGGCCGCCGACGCGCTGCGCCTGCCGCCGTGGGACGCGAAGATCGAGCACCTGTCGGGCGGCGAAAAGCGCCGCGTCGCGCTGTGCAAGCTGCTGCTCGAGAAACCCGACATGCTGCTGCTCGACGAGCCGACCAACCACCTCGACGCCGAATCGGTCGAATGGCTCGAGCAGTTCCTGACGCGCTTCCCGGGCACCGTCGTCGCGGTCACGCACGATCGCTACTTCCTCGACAACGCGGCCGAGTGGATTCTCGAGCTCGACCGCGGCCACGGCATTCCGTGGAAGGGCAACTACAGCAGTTGGCTCGACCAGAAGGAAGACCGCCTGAAGCAGGAAGAGGCGTCCGAATCGGCGCGCCAGAAGGCGATCAAGAAGGAACTGGAGTGGGTGCGCCAGAACCCGAAGGGCCGCCAGGCGAAGTCGAAGGCGCGTATCGCGCGCTTCGAGGAGCTGAACAGCCAGGAATACCAGAAGCGCAACGAGACGCAGGAAATCTTCATTCCGGTCGGCGACCGCCTCGGCAATGAAGTGATCGAGTTCAAGAACGTCAGCAAGGCGTACGGCGATCGCCTCTTGATCGACAACCTGAACTTCAAGATTCCGGCGGGCGCGATCGTCGGCATCATCGGGCCGAACGGCGCGGGCAAGTCGACGCTGTTCCGGATGCTGACAGGCAAGGAGCAGCCGGATTCGGGCGAAATCGTGCGGGGCCCGACGGTGAAGCTCGCGTACGTCGACCAGAGCCGCGACGCGCTCGACGGCAGCAAGACCGTGTTCGAGGAGATCTCGGGCGGCGCGGACGTGCTGACGGTCGGCAAGTACGAGACGCCGTCGCGCGCGTACATCGGCCGCTTCAACTTCAAGGGCGGCGATCAGCAGAAGAACGTCGGCAACCTGTCGGGCGGCGAGCGCGGCCGCCTGCACCTCGCGAAGACGCTGATCGCGGGCGGCAACGTGCTGCTGCTCGACGAGCCGTCGAACGACCTCGATGTCGAAACGCTGCGCGCGCTCGAAGATGCGCTGCTCGAATTCGCGGGCTCGGTGATGGTGATCTCGCACGACCGCTGGTTCCTCGACCGGATCGCGACGCACATCCTCGCGTTCGAAGGCGATTCGCAGGCCGTGTTCTTCGACGGCAACTACCAGGAGTACGAAGCCGACAAGCGTGCGCGTCTCGGCGAGGAAGCGGCGAAGCCGAAGCGTCTGCGCTACAAGCCGATCAGCCGGTAA
- a CDS encoding DUF3761 domain-containing protein produces MLLPLSRAARRIAVTLAIATLPLALPLAPAFAYAPSAPAVGGEADLDRHDTYRNRDGETVHAPAHSKSGRVPEGATARCRDGAYSFSRHRRGTCSGHGGVAAWL; encoded by the coding sequence ATGCTACTTCCGCTGTCCCGCGCGGCGCGGCGCATCGCCGTCACGCTCGCCATCGCGACGCTCCCGCTCGCGCTCCCGCTCGCGCCCGCATTCGCCTACGCGCCGAGCGCGCCCGCCGTCGGCGGCGAAGCGGATCTCGACCGCCACGACACGTACCGGAACCGCGACGGAGAAACCGTGCACGCGCCCGCGCATTCGAAATCGGGCCGTGTCCCCGAGGGCGCGACGGCCCGCTGCCGCGACGGCGCGTACAGCTTCAGCCGGCATCGACGCGGCACGTGCTCGGGGCACGGCGGCGTCGCCGCCTGGCTGTGA
- a CDS encoding glycerophosphodiester phosphodiesterase family protein: MNRQIDRTRLRAALAGVAIGLAACAGGGPVGEAPATPPLVVAHRGGTGDAPENTLEAIREAVANRADAIWLTVQLSRDGIPVLYRPADLSALTQSSGPVARYAAAQLAQMNAGWNFRDASGRYPYRARPAGIPTLRDALRAIPPAMPVVLDMKALPAGPQAKAVADVLTSESAWPRVTIYSTDAAYQAAFASYPQARLFESRDATRGRLVNVLLGGACEGAPDAPVWAGFEMRRNLTVSERFTLGEGVSKVAATLWTPATVACFKQRANVHILAIAVNDADDYRAAACLGVDAVLADSPRRMAAIKAALQARPLRCGKETR; the protein is encoded by the coding sequence ATGAATCGACAAATTGACCGGACACGACTGCGGGCGGCGCTTGCCGGCGTCGCGATCGGCCTCGCCGCGTGCGCGGGCGGCGGGCCGGTCGGCGAAGCGCCCGCGACGCCGCCGCTCGTCGTCGCGCACCGCGGCGGCACGGGCGACGCGCCGGAGAACACGCTCGAGGCGATTCGCGAGGCGGTCGCGAATCGCGCGGACGCGATCTGGCTGACTGTCCAGCTGAGCCGCGACGGCATACCGGTGTTGTACCGGCCCGCCGACCTGTCGGCGCTGACGCAGTCGAGCGGCCCGGTCGCCCGGTACGCAGCGGCGCAGCTCGCGCAGATGAACGCGGGCTGGAATTTTCGGGACGCGAGCGGGCGGTATCCGTATCGCGCCCGCCCGGCCGGCATTCCGACGCTGCGCGACGCATTGCGTGCGATTCCGCCCGCGATGCCGGTCGTGCTCGACATGAAGGCGCTGCCGGCCGGGCCGCAGGCGAAGGCCGTCGCGGATGTGCTGACGAGCGAGTCCGCGTGGCCGCGCGTGACGATTTATTCGACCGACGCGGCTTATCAGGCCGCGTTTGCGTCGTACCCGCAGGCGCGACTCTTCGAGTCGCGCGATGCGACGCGAGGGCGGCTCGTGAACGTGCTGCTCGGCGGTGCGTGCGAAGGCGCGCCCGATGCGCCCGTGTGGGCCGGCTTCGAGATGCGCCGGAATTTGACGGTGAGCGAGCGCTTCACGCTCGGCGAGGGCGTGTCGAAGGTGGCGGCAACATTGTGGACGCCCGCGACCGTCGCGTGCTTCAAGCAGCGCGCGAATGTCCATATTCTCGCGATCGCGGTGAACGACGCGGACGATTACCGCGCGGCCGCGTGTCTCGGGGTCGACGCGGTGCTCGCGGATTCGCCGCGCAGGATGGCCGCGATCAAGGCGGCGCTGCAGGCGCGGCCGTTGCGGTGCGGAAAGGAGACGCGATAG
- the gabP gene encoding GABA permease, whose product MKGSQTGLGTGLKQRHVTMLSIAGVIGAGLFVGSGHAIAEAGPAALIAYAIAGLLVVLVMRMLGEMAVAQPDSGSFSTYADRAIGHWAGFTIGWLYWWFWVLVIPIEATAAATILNAWFPGVATWIFALGITSVLTLTNLFSVKNYGEFEFWFALIKVVAIVVFLAIGGAAIVGLLPGSSVSGAARLVNAGGFMPNGIGAVLAAMLTTMFSFLGTEIVTIAAAESEQPERQIVRATNSVIWRISLFYLGSIFVVAALVPWNDALLPTHGSYQRAMELIGVPHAKAIIDVIVLVSVASCLNSALYTASRMIFSLSTRGDAPAFLRRTDASGTPRAAVLASTAFGFLTVIANYVMPEQVFGFLLATSGAIALLVYLVIAISQLRMRSTLDATGERPPLRMWCFPWLTWAVILFICGVLVVMLLREDHRMEIAATAVLALAVVTASWMNRRARGAEASASAPPRVSANPR is encoded by the coding sequence ATGAAAGGAAGTCAGACAGGCCTGGGAACCGGCCTGAAGCAGCGTCACGTCACGATGCTGTCGATCGCGGGCGTGATCGGCGCCGGGCTGTTCGTCGGCTCGGGGCACGCGATCGCGGAAGCCGGGCCGGCCGCGCTGATCGCCTACGCGATCGCGGGCCTGCTCGTCGTGCTCGTGATGCGGATGCTCGGCGAGATGGCGGTCGCACAGCCGGACAGCGGCTCGTTCTCGACCTATGCCGATCGCGCGATCGGCCATTGGGCGGGCTTCACGATCGGCTGGCTCTACTGGTGGTTCTGGGTGCTCGTGATTCCGATCGAGGCGACGGCCGCGGCGACGATCCTCAACGCATGGTTCCCCGGCGTCGCGACGTGGATCTTCGCGCTCGGCATCACGTCGGTGCTCACCTTGACGAACCTCTTCTCGGTCAAGAACTACGGCGAGTTCGAATTCTGGTTCGCGCTCATCAAGGTGGTCGCGATCGTCGTGTTCCTCGCGATCGGCGGCGCGGCGATCGTCGGCCTGCTGCCGGGCTCGAGCGTGTCGGGCGCCGCGCGGCTCGTGAACGCGGGCGGCTTCATGCCGAACGGAATCGGCGCGGTGCTCGCCGCGATGCTGACGACGATGTTCTCGTTTCTCGGCACCGAGATCGTCACGATCGCCGCCGCCGAGTCCGAGCAGCCGGAGCGCCAGATCGTTCGCGCGACGAACTCGGTGATCTGGCGGATCTCGCTGTTCTATCTCGGCTCGATCTTCGTCGTCGCGGCGCTGGTGCCGTGGAACGACGCGCTCTTGCCCACGCACGGCTCGTATCAGCGCGCGATGGAGCTGATCGGCGTGCCGCACGCGAAGGCGATCATCGACGTGATCGTGCTCGTGTCGGTCGCGAGCTGCCTGAATTCGGCGCTCTATACGGCGTCGCGGATGATCTTCTCTCTGTCGACGCGCGGCGACGCGCCCGCGTTCCTGCGCCGCACCGACGCGAGCGGCACGCCGCGCGCGGCCGTGCTCGCGTCGACCGCATTCGGCTTCCTGACCGTGATCGCGAACTACGTGATGCCCGAGCAGGTGTTCGGCTTCCTGCTCGCGACGTCGGGCGCGATCGCGCTGCTCGTCTATCTCGTGATCGCGATTTCGCAACTGCGGATGCGCTCGACGCTCGACGCGACCGGCGAGCGTCCGCCGCTGCGGATGTGGTGCTTCCCGTGGCTCACGTGGGCGGTGATCCTGTTCATCTGCGGCGTGCTCGTCGTGATGCTGCTGCGCGAGGATCACCGGATGGAAATCGCCGCGACCGCTGTGCTTGCGCTCGCGGTCGTCACGGCGTCGTGGATGAATCGGCGCGCGCGCGGCGCCGAGGCGTCGGCGTCCGCGCCGCCTCGGGTGTCCGCGAACCCGCGGTGA
- the ychF gene encoding redox-regulated ATPase YchF — protein sequence MSLKCGIVGLPNVGKSTLFNALTKAGIAAENYPFCTIEPNVGVVEVPDARLKALADIIKPERVVPAVVEFVDIAGLVAGASKGEGLGNQFLANIRETDAITHVVRCFEDENVIHVAGKVSPLDDIEVINTELALADLATVEKALARYSKAAKSGNDKEAAKLVAVLEKARAHLDQGKAVRGLDLSDDEQALIKPFCLITAKPAMYVANVKEDGFANNPHLDAVRQYAEAEKSPVVAVCAAIEAEIADLDDADKEAFLADMGMEEPGLDRVIRAGFKLLGLQTYFTAGVKEVRAWTIHIGDTAPQAAGVIHTDFERGFIRAQTIAYDDFIAYKGEQGAKEAGKMRAEGKEYVVHDGDVMNFLFNV from the coding sequence ATGAGTCTCAAATGCGGCATCGTCGGCTTGCCCAACGTCGGCAAGTCCACCCTGTTCAACGCGCTGACGAAGGCCGGCATCGCCGCCGAGAACTATCCGTTCTGCACGATCGAGCCGAACGTCGGCGTCGTCGAAGTGCCTGACGCGCGCCTGAAAGCGCTCGCCGACATCATCAAGCCCGAGCGCGTCGTGCCCGCCGTCGTCGAGTTCGTCGACATCGCGGGCCTCGTCGCCGGCGCGAGCAAGGGCGAAGGCCTCGGCAACCAGTTCCTCGCGAACATCCGCGAAACCGACGCGATCACGCACGTCGTGCGCTGCTTCGAGGACGAAAACGTCATCCACGTCGCAGGCAAGGTGAGCCCGCTCGACGACATCGAAGTCATCAACACCGAACTCGCGCTCGCCGACCTCGCCACCGTCGAGAAGGCGCTCGCCCGCTATTCGAAGGCGGCGAAGTCGGGCAACGACAAGGAAGCGGCGAAGCTCGTCGCGGTGCTCGAAAAGGCGCGCGCGCATCTCGACCAGGGCAAGGCCGTGCGCGGCCTCGACCTGTCCGACGACGAGCAGGCGCTCATCAAGCCGTTCTGCCTGATCACCGCGAAGCCGGCGATGTACGTCGCGAACGTGAAGGAAGACGGCTTCGCGAACAACCCGCACCTCGACGCGGTCCGCCAGTACGCAGAAGCAGAGAAGTCGCCGGTCGTCGCGGTATGCGCGGCGATCGAGGCGGAGATCGCCGATCTCGACGACGCCGACAAGGAAGCGTTCCTCGCCGACATGGGCATGGAAGAGCCGGGCCTCGACCGCGTGATCCGCGCGGGCTTCAAGCTGCTCGGCCTGCAGACGTACTTCACCGCGGGCGTGAAGGAAGTGCGCGCGTGGACGATCCACATCGGCGATACCGCGCCGCAGGCGGCGGGCGTGATCCACACGGATTTCGAGCGCGGCTTCATCCGCGCGCAGACGATCGCCTACGACGACTTCATCGCGTACAAGGGCGAGCAAGGCGCGAAGGAAGCAGGCAAGATGCGCGCGGAAGGCAAGGAGTACGTCGTGCATGACGGCGACGTGATGAACTTCCTGTTCAACGTCTAG
- a CDS encoding UbiH/UbiF family hydroxylase, translated as MPAMTAYHQTFDVAVVGGGLVGKTAALALTQAGHKTALLAQPAAPRPADLAFDSRIYALSASSQALLERLRVWQALDHSRLAPVYDMRVYGDAHAELHFSAFQSAVPQLAWIGESSLIECALDAALRFQPNLAWFDARAQGFDVKPDAATLALANGDVIECDLVVGADGAHSWVRSQIGSKVERRDYRQTGVVANFKASLPHRETAYQWFRDGEIVALLPLPDGHVSLVWSAHTAHADELLALDPAQLAAEVERVTMSRLGALECVTPAKGFPLSLQTVDRLIAPRVALVGDAAHLIHPLAGQGMNLGLRDVAALADTIANREAFRDLGDTVLLRRYERARREDIRALMIATDGLQRVFSLPGTVARIVRNTGMALVGAQPLVKRWLVASALG; from the coding sequence ATGCCCGCCATGACTGCCTACCATCAGACCTTCGACGTCGCCGTCGTCGGCGGCGGCCTCGTCGGCAAGACGGCCGCGCTCGCGCTGACGCAGGCGGGCCACAAGACCGCGCTGCTCGCGCAGCCGGCCGCCCCGCGTCCCGCCGATCTCGCATTCGATTCGCGCATCTACGCGCTGTCGGCGAGCTCGCAGGCGCTCCTCGAGCGGTTGCGCGTGTGGCAGGCGCTCGACCACAGCCGGCTCGCGCCCGTCTACGACATGCGCGTGTATGGCGACGCGCACGCCGAACTTCACTTCTCCGCGTTCCAGTCGGCGGTGCCGCAGCTCGCATGGATCGGCGAATCGTCGCTGATCGAATGCGCGCTCGACGCCGCGCTGCGCTTCCAGCCGAATCTCGCGTGGTTCGACGCGCGCGCGCAGGGCTTCGACGTGAAGCCGGACGCCGCAACGCTCGCGCTCGCGAACGGCGACGTGATCGAATGCGATCTCGTCGTCGGCGCGGACGGCGCGCATTCGTGGGTGCGCTCGCAGATCGGCTCGAAGGTCGAGCGGCGCGACTATCGGCAGACGGGCGTCGTCGCGAATTTCAAGGCGTCGCTGCCGCATCGCGAGACCGCGTATCAGTGGTTCCGCGATGGCGAGATCGTCGCGCTGCTGCCGCTGCCGGACGGCCACGTGTCGCTCGTCTGGTCCGCGCACACCGCGCACGCCGACGAGTTGCTCGCGCTCGATCCCGCGCAGCTCGCGGCCGAGGTCGAGCGCGTGACGATGAGCCGCCTCGGCGCGCTCGAGTGCGTGACGCCCGCGAAGGGCTTCCCGCTCTCGCTGCAGACGGTCGACCGGCTGATCGCGCCGCGCGTCGCGCTCGTCGGCGACGCCGCGCACCTGATTCACCCGCTCGCGGGCCAGGGAATGAACCTCGGGCTGCGCGACGTCGCCGCGCTCGCGGACACGATTGCGAACCGCGAAGCGTTCCGCGATCTCGGCGACACCGTCCTGCTGCGCCGCTACGAGCGCGCGCGGCGCGAGGACATCCGCGCGCTGATGATCGCGACCGACGGCCTGCAGCGGGTCTTTTCGCTGCCGGGCACGGTCGCGCGCATCGTGCGCAATACGGGGATGGCGCTCGTTGGCGCACAGCCGCTCGTCAAGCGCTGGCTGGTCGCGTCGGCGCTCGGCTGA
- a CDS encoding DsbC family protein, translating into MKKTIRIATLALAAATATLGCTAQADQTTDKLKAALQSRLGADAPIKSVTKSPIAGLYEVNLGSQIVYSDASGDYVLLGELVNTKTHKNLTAERLAEINKIDFASLPLSNAIKVVKGSGARKIAVFSDPNCPYCKKLETTLQSVDNVTVYTFLYPVLSPDSTVKSKSIWCASDRVKTWQAWMLEHRAPANATSCDTTALDKNLALGRGMNVTGTPTVFLADGTRLPGAVSADELNQALAGVK; encoded by the coding sequence ATGAAAAAAACGATTCGTATCGCCACGCTCGCGCTGGCCGCCGCGACGGCGACGCTCGGCTGCACCGCGCAGGCCGATCAGACCACCGACAAGCTGAAGGCCGCGCTGCAGTCGCGCCTCGGCGCCGACGCTCCGATCAAGAGCGTGACGAAGTCGCCGATCGCGGGTTTGTACGAGGTCAATCTCGGCTCGCAGATCGTCTATAGCGACGCGTCGGGCGACTACGTGCTGCTCGGCGAGCTCGTCAACACGAAGACGCACAAGAACCTCACGGCCGAGCGTCTCGCCGAGATCAACAAGATCGATTTCGCGAGCCTGCCGCTTTCGAATGCGATCAAGGTCGTGAAGGGCAGCGGCGCGCGCAAGATCGCGGTGTTCTCCGATCCGAACTGCCCGTACTGCAAGAAGCTCGAGACGACGTTGCAGTCGGTCGACAACGTGACCGTCTACACGTTCCTGTATCCGGTGCTGTCGCCCGATTCGACGGTGAAATCGAAGTCGATCTGGTGCGCGAGCGACCGCGTGAAGACCTGGCAGGCATGGATGCTCGAGCATCGCGCGCCCGCGAACGCGACGAGCTGCGACACGACCGCGCTCGACAAGAATCTCGCGCTCGGCCGCGGGATGAACGTGACGGGCACGCCGACCGTGTTCCTCGCCGACGGCACCCGCCTGCCGGGCGCCGTGTCCGCCGACGAACTGAATCAGGCGCTCGCCGGCGTCAAGTGA
- a CDS encoding M61 family metallopeptidase, producing MKPIRYTIVPKDPAAHLFEVTLTLADPDPAGQRFTLPVWIPGSYMVREFARNIVTLRAFNDAGRKLRIDKTDKQTWQAAPTSGSITLRYDVYAWDLSVRAAHLDDTGGFFNGTSVFLSPVGREDAPCEVTIERPAGDAYRRWRVATALPEARGTKRYGFGAYRAENYDALIDHPVTLGEFALTTFEAHGVPHDVAIAGRVVGLDIERLAVDLKRVCEAQIALFEPKTKRAPMSRYVFMTQAVSDGYGGLEHRASTALICNRSDLPVKGRPETTEGYRTYLGLCSHEYFHTWNVKRIKPAAFAPYDLSRESYTSLLWFFEGVTSYYDDLMLVRSGLISQDDYFAMLGRTIGGVQRGAGRLKQSVAESSFDAWIKYYRQDENATNAIVSYYTKGSLVALAFDLAIRAQTRHRKSLDDVMRLLWQRFGRDFYHGKPHGVGEDDVKALIAEATGVDLGRLFDDAVSGTRELPLAGLFEPFGVTLAPDAGANGSPGAPPKPTLGARTRGGAECTLAAVYEGGAAHRAGLSAGDALVAIDGLRVTGSNVDALLARYRAGDKVEIHAFRRDELRVARLKLDGPEVARYKLSAQPKPAATRAHRDAWLGLPAARGRQ from the coding sequence ATGAAGCCGATTCGCTACACGATCGTTCCGAAAGACCCCGCCGCCCACCTGTTCGAAGTGACGCTCACGCTCGCCGATCCCGATCCGGCGGGCCAGCGCTTCACGCTGCCCGTGTGGATTCCGGGCAGCTACATGGTGCGCGAGTTCGCGCGCAACATCGTGACGTTGCGCGCGTTCAACGATGCGGGCCGCAAGCTGCGGATCGACAAGACCGACAAGCAGACCTGGCAGGCCGCGCCGACGTCCGGATCGATCACGCTGCGCTACGACGTCTACGCGTGGGATCTGTCGGTGCGCGCCGCGCATCTCGACGACACGGGCGGCTTCTTCAACGGCACGAGCGTGTTTCTTTCGCCGGTCGGCCGTGAAGACGCGCCGTGCGAGGTGACGATCGAGCGCCCGGCGGGCGACGCGTACCGGCGCTGGCGCGTCGCGACCGCGCTGCCGGAGGCGCGCGGCACGAAGCGCTACGGCTTCGGCGCGTACCGCGCGGAGAATTACGACGCGCTGATCGACCATCCGGTCACGCTGGGCGAATTCGCGCTGACGACGTTCGAAGCGCACGGCGTGCCGCACGACGTCGCGATCGCGGGCCGCGTGGTCGGGCTCGATATCGAGCGGCTCGCGGTCGATCTGAAGCGCGTGTGCGAGGCGCAGATCGCGCTCTTCGAGCCGAAGACGAAGCGCGCGCCGATGTCGCGCTACGTGTTCATGACGCAGGCGGTCAGCGACGGCTACGGCGGGCTCGAGCATCGCGCGTCGACCGCGCTCATCTGCAATCGCAGCGATCTGCCGGTGAAGGGGCGCCCGGAGACGACGGAAGGCTATCGCACGTATCTCGGCCTGTGCAGCCACGAGTACTTCCACACGTGGAACGTGAAGCGGATCAAGCCGGCCGCGTTCGCGCCGTACGACCTGTCGCGCGAGAGCTATACGTCGCTGCTGTGGTTCTTCGAGGGCGTCACGTCGTACTACGATGACCTGATGCTCGTGCGCAGCGGCCTCATCTCGCAGGACGACTATTTCGCGATGCTCGGCCGCACGATCGGCGGCGTGCAGCGCGGCGCCGGCAGGCTCAAGCAGAGCGTCGCCGAAAGCTCGTTCGATGCGTGGATCAAGTACTACCGGCAGGACGAGAACGCGACGAACGCGATCGTCAGCTATTACACGAAGGGCTCGCTCGTCGCGCTCGCGTTCGATCTGGCGATCCGCGCGCAGACTCGCCATCGCAAGTCGCTCGACGACGTGATGCGACTGCTGTGGCAGCGCTTCGGGCGCGACTTCTATCACGGCAAGCCGCACGGCGTCGGCGAGGACGACGTGAAGGCGCTGATCGCCGAAGCGACGGGCGTCGACCTCGGCCGGCTGTTCGACGATGCGGTGTCCGGCACGCGCGAACTGCCGCTCGCCGGACTTTTCGAGCCGTTCGGCGTGACGCTCGCGCCCGACGCGGGCGCCAACGGCTCGCCCGGCGCGCCGCCGAAGCCGACGCTCGGCGCACGCACGCGAGGCGGCGCGGAATGCACGCTCGCGGCCGTCTACGAAGGCGGCGCCGCGCATCGCGCGGGGCTGTCGGCGGGCGATGCGCTCGTCGCGATCGACGGGCTGCGCGTGACGGGCTCGAACGTCGATGCACTGCTCGCGCGCTATCGGGCCGGCGACAAGGTCGAGATCCACGCGTTCCGGCGCGACGAGCTCCGCGTCGCGCGGCTCAAGCTCGACGGCCCGGAAGTCGCGCGCTACAAGCTGAGCGCGCAGCCGAAGCCCGCCGCGACGCGCGCGCACCGCGACGCATGGCTTGGGCTGCCGGCGGCGCGCGGCAGGCAATAG
- a CDS encoding FMN-dependent NADH-azoreductase, with product MTTILQINSAARSQGAQSTMLADELTAKLQQSHPGATVKVRNLLADALPHLDDAVLGAFFTPADQRTAEQNAIVAKSDALIDELLSADVIVIGAPMYNFGVSSQLKTYFDWIARAGVTFRYTAEGPEGLIKGKKVYVVSARGGKHVGMPTDSQTPFLQTFLGFIGMTDVTFVYAEGLALGPDAANAALANARETIAAV from the coding sequence ATGACGACCATTCTTCAGATCAATTCCGCCGCCCGCTCGCAAGGCGCCCAGTCGACGATGCTTGCCGACGAACTGACGGCGAAGCTGCAACAAAGCCACCCCGGCGCGACCGTCAAGGTCCGCAACCTGCTCGCCGACGCGCTGCCGCACCTCGACGACGCGGTCCTCGGCGCGTTCTTCACGCCGGCCGACCAGCGCACCGCCGAGCAGAACGCGATCGTCGCGAAGAGCGACGCGCTGATCGACGAGCTGCTCTCGGCCGACGTGATCGTGATCGGCGCGCCGATGTACAACTTCGGCGTATCGTCGCAGCTCAAGACGTACTTCGACTGGATCGCTCGCGCAGGCGTCACGTTCCGTTACACGGCGGAAGGTCCCGAAGGGCTGATCAAGGGCAAGAAGGTCTATGTGGTGTCGGCGCGCGGCGGCAAGCACGTCGGCATGCCGACCGATAGCCAGACGCCGTTCCTGCAGACGTTCCTCGGCTTCATCGGCATGACCGACGTGACGTTCGTCTACGCGGAAGGTCTCGCGCTCGGGCCGGATGCGGCGAACGCTGCACTCGCGAACGCACGCGAGACGATCGCCGCGGTTTGA